A region of bacterium DNA encodes the following proteins:
- a CDS encoding site-specific DNA-methyltransferase — MNKELINKIILGDSLKVLPQIEDNSIDLVLTDPPYFLDKMDNNWNHQTVSTITGYCHVVKSLPPGMKFDKEQGKSFYQWYLKISKELYRVLKSGGFFFSFSSPRLYHRMVSAVDDAGFSIRDCFIWLYTQNQPKAMSLNHFIDKLNRNNRSKSELKQKLNGWKTPQIKSCFEPIMMAQKEVEKTFLENMLKYNVGLMNTNVKIGKDMFPSNVVTTEMIEENIDKCFLLPKPTREERGKFNVHKTVKPLAICEYIIKLTTFSEEAIVLDPFVGSGTTTVAAKKLGRKFIGIDINPEYVESALKRLESIERDKIKIYESKKAEQQLTLFESKSKYSTNKKRAIRVKP; from the coding sequence ATGAATAAAGAATTGATAAATAAAATTATATTAGGAGATAGTCTAAAAGTTCTGCCTCAAATTGAAGATAATTCAATAGATCTTGTTCTAACAGACCCTCCTTACTTTTTAGACAAGATGGATAATAATTGGAATCATCAGACAGTTTCTACCATAACAGGCTATTGTCACGTAGTGAAATCGCTTCCTCCTGGAATGAAGTTTGATAAAGAGCAAGGGAAAAGTTTTTATCAATGGTATTTGAAGATATCAAAAGAATTATATAGGGTATTGAAATCGGGTGGATTCTTTTTTTCATTTTCAAGTCCCAGACTCTATCATAGGATGGTCTCGGCTGTTGATGATGCAGGTTTTTCAATAAGGGATTGTTTTATCTGGCTTTATACACAAAATCAGCCTAAAGCAATGTCTCTTAATCATTTTATTGATAAATTAAATAGGAATAACAGGTCTAAGAGTGAATTGAAGCAGAAATTAAATGGTTGGAAAACACCGCAAATAAAATCTTGTTTTGAACCGATTATGATGGCTCAGAAAGAAGTAGAAAAAACATTTTTAGAGAATATGTTAAAGTATAATGTTGGGCTTATGAACACGAATGTGAAGATTGGAAAAGATATGTTCCCATCTAATGTTGTAACTACAGAAATGATTGAAGAAAATATAGATAAATGTTTTCTTCTGCCCAAACCAACCAGGGAGGAAAGGGGAAAGTTTAATGTCCATAAAACAGTGAAACCTTTAGCAATATGTGAATATATAATTAAATTAACAACTTTTTCAGAAGAAGCGATCGTTTTAGACCCTTTTGTAGGAAGTGGAACGACTACTGTTGCGGCAAAGAAGTTAGGAAGAAAATTTATTGGGATTGATATTAACCCCGAGTATGTAGAAAGTGCCTTGAAAAGATTAGAGAGTATTGAAAGAGATAAGATCAAAATCTATGAAAGCAAGAAAGCAGAACAACAACTTACACTGTTTGAATCTAAAAGCAAGTATTCAACAAATAAAAAGAGAGCAATTAGGGTCAAACCTTGA